From Lolium perenne isolate Kyuss_39 chromosome 5, Kyuss_2.0, whole genome shotgun sequence, a single genomic window includes:
- the LOC127303701 gene encoding mitochondrial metalloendopeptidase OMA1-like yields MFRKYHVGTVPFTNRAHLVTRSQQAVRLDAELYFIDFKNKHATVILPKDHEISVRVNRILSRIVDAICPRLASMTQEPLDWAARLDWEAVVLRDDGIGAWCWADAGKILVHTGTLDHFTADEEIAVILAHEVGHVIARHSSDIIERLAIRKWFPTFLLLPLYRRFVFSSHGY; encoded by the exons ATGTTCCGCAAGTACCATGTCGGGACGGTGCCCTTCACTAACCGCGCACACCTGGTGACCCGCTCCCAACAAGCCGTTCGTCTCGACGCCGAGCTCTACTTCATCGATTTCAAGAACAAGCACGCCACCGTGATCCTGCCGAAAGACCATGAAATAAGCGTCCGCGTCAATCGCATCCTCTCCAGGATCGTCGACGCCATCTGCCCTCGCCTGGCCAGCATGACCCAGGAGCCTCTAGATTGGGCGGCTAGGCTCGACTGGGAAGCGGTCGTTCTCCGAGACGACGGCATCGGGGCGTGGTGTTGGGCCGATGCCGGAAAGATCCTAGTCCACACAGGAACGCTCGACCATTTCACCGCCGACGAGGAGATCGCGGTTATTCTTGCGCATGAG GTGGGGCATGTTATTGCAAGGCACTCATCTGACATAATAGAAAGGTTGGCGATTCGGAAGTGGTTTCCAACGTTCCTTTTGTTGCCACTCTACCGAAGGTTCGTCTTCTCATCTCATGGCTACTAA
- the LOC127300398 gene encoding probable L-type lectin-domain containing receptor kinase S.7 → MARPPRRPPPLYLLAVVFFLLPVQPPPAVDAATPVAFSFPSFSLRNLTLLGGASLRSASVTLPPPSSHALFPLPLPFPRNASFSTTFLFASPASARPASRLSFLLLPDPLAAAAAAEGSLTNRSLPPPLEVTFDAPKNRVYASSAGDRVAANSTGAVDLRNGNEVASWVVYDARRARLEVFLGHASLRPPAPALVVPNSTGLAARFADFMFVGFHVSISSSDNNGSSSSSSGGVDGGGFAIHSWSFQTSGIPAANLASRPSHNVSDSSVRRGPAASDRAAGPASDGRRRRLALGLGIPLPVLFLGAVVVFAAMSLRKWRARAAGFHDGGARAKAAGQPREFMYQDLFSATKGFDPSLVVGSGGFGTVYRAVCPRSGVTYAVKRSKQSRESRSEFTAELTIIADLKHPNLVQLRGWCAEKDELLLVYEFMANGSLDMALHPVSDSGVHRCPIPTLSWARRYNVAVGIASAVAYLHEEHEQQVIHRDIKCSNILLDSQFNPRLGDFGLARLKDPNNSPRSTLAAGTVGYLAPEYLQMGRATEKSDVYSYGVVLLEICTRRRPIEREAPGSMNMLNVVDWVWNLHSKGKLLDAVDSTLDGEYDTEQMMRLLLLGLSCVNPFSEERPVMRTVLDILEGRSEPLPVPKKKPLLVFVSNAPIDFEGIVSECNQSTVSSDLFELKIDIN, encoded by the coding sequence ATGGCTCGACCACCGAGGCGGCCTCCTCCCCTCTACCTCCTCGccgttgtcttcttcctcctccccgtcCAGCCACCGCCCGCCGTCGACGCCGCCACCCCCGTCGCCTTCTCCTTCCCGTCCTTCTCCCTCCGGAACCTCACCCTCCTCGgcggggcctcgctccgctccgcCTCGGTAACCCTCCCGCCGCCCTCCTCCCACGCCCTCTTCCCGctccctctccccttcccccgCAACGCCTCCTTCTCCACCACCTTCCTCTTCGCCTCCCCCGCCTCCGCGCGCCCCGCCTCCCGCCTCTCCTTCCTGCTCCTCCCCGACCCGCtcgccgccgcagccgccgccgaGGGCTCCCTCACCAACCGCTCCCTCCCGCCCCCACTCGAGGTAACCTTCGACGCGCCGAAGAACCGCGTCTACGCGTCCTCCGCGGGCGACCGCGTCGCCGCCAACTCCACGGGAGCCGTGGACCTGCGCAACGGCAACGAGGTCGCCTCCTGGGTCGTCTACGACGCGCGCCGCGCCCgcctcgaggtgttcctcggccacgCCAGCCTGCGCCCGCCCGCGCCCGCGCTCGTCGTGCCCAACTCAACCGGCCTCGCCGCGCGCTTCGCGGACTTCATGTTCGTCGGCTTCCACGTCTCCATCTCCTCCTCCGACAACAAcgggagcagcagcagcagcagcggcggcgtcgACGGCGGCGGCTTCGCCATCCACAGCTGGAGTTTCCAGACCAGCGGCATCCCCGCGGCCAACCTCGCGTCCAGGCCTTCGCACAACGTGTCCGACAGCAGCGTCCGCAGAGGCCCCGCCGCGTCGGACCGTGCCGCTGGCCCCGCGTCGGACGGGCGCCGCAGGAGGCTCGCGCTGGGGCTCGGCATCCCGCTGCCCGTCCTGTTCCTCGGCGCAGTCGTGGTGTTCGCGGCAATGTCTCTGAGGAAGTGGAGGGCTCGCGCCGCGGGGTTCCACGACGGCGGCGCCAGAGCGAAGGCGGCGGGCCAGCCGAGGGAGTTCATGTACCAGGACCTCTTCTCGGCGACCAAGGGGTTCGATCCTTCCCTGGTGGTCGGCAGCGGCGGGTTCGGCACCGTGTACAGGGCGGTGTGCCCGCGCTCCGGGGTCACGTACGCGGTCAAGCGCTCCAAGCAGTCCAGGGAGAGCCGCAGCGAGTTCACCGCCGAGCTCACCATAATCGCCGACCTCAAGCACCCCAACCTGGTCCAGCTGCGAGGCTGGTGCGCCGAGAAGGACGAGCTGCTGCTGGTGTACGAGTTCATGGCAAACGGCAGCCTGGACATGGCTCTCCACCCTGTCTCAGACTCAGGCGTCCACCGCTGTCCCATTCCCACCCTCAGCTGGGCTCGCCGCTACAACGTGGCCGTCGGCATTGCCTCTGCGGTTGCGTACCTACATGAAGAGCATGAGCAGCAGGTCATCCACAGGGATATCAAGTGCAGCAACATACTTCTGGATTCGCAGTTCAATCCCAGGCTGGGGGATTTTGGGCTTGCGAGGTTGAAGGATCCTAACAATAGCCCTCGGTCGACCTTGGCGGCAGGGACTGTTGGTTACCTTGCCCCCGAGTACCTCCAGATGGGGAGAGCCACGGAGAAAAGCGATGTCTACAGCTATGGGGTTGTGCTGCTGGAGATCTGCACAAGAAGGCGGCCAATCGAGCGAGAAGCACCTGGCAGTATGAACATGCTGAATGTTGTCGACTGGGTTTGGAATCTGCACTCCAAAGGCAAGCTTCTGGATGCTGTCGACAGCACCCTGGATGGAGAGTATGACACAGAGCAGATGATGAGGCTGCTTCTTCTAGGTTTGAGCTGCGTGAATCCGTTCTCAGAAGAGAGACCTGTCATGAGGACTGTTCTGGATATACTGGAGGGCAGGAGTGAGCCACTGCCTGTTCCCAAAAAGAAGCCGCTGCTTGTTTTTGTTTCAAATGCACCTATTGATTTCGAGGGTATAGTTTCCGAGTGCAACCAGAGTACAGTTTCAAGTGATCTCTTTGAGCTCAAGATCGATATAAACTAG
- the LOC127304893 gene encoding SKP1-like protein 11 produces MAATTADASKVVDGGEKSNVDEESKMITLFSSDGERFEVTREAAAMSQTIHHMMEDGCVDDEGVHLPNVGSEILAMVIEYCNRHVASPDEKEDIRSFDAGFVNVEHHTLFDIIRAANYLDVKQLMDLCCQTVADSIKSKSVEEIRELFGIVNDFTPEEEAEIRKENQWAFE; encoded by the coding sequence ATGGCGGCGACGACAGCGGACGCAAGCAAGGTCGTGGACGGCGGCGAGAAgagcaacgtggacgaggagagcaagATGATCACGCTGTTCAGCTCGGACGGCGAGCGCTTCGAGGTGACCCGCGAGGCGGCGGCGATGTCGCAGACCATCCACCACATGATGGAGGACGGCTGCGTCGACGACGAGGGCGTCCATCTCCCCAACGTGGGATCCGAGATCCTCGCCATGGTCATCGAGTACTGCAACAGGCACGTGGCCAGCCCCGACGAGAAGGAGGACATCAGGAGCTTCGACGCCGGCTTCGTGAATGTGGAGCATCACACGCTGTTCGACATCATCCGCGCCGCCAACTACCTGGACGTCAAGCAGCTTATGGACCTTTGCTGCCAGACAGTCGCCGACTCGATCAAGAGCAAGTCGGTCGAGGAGATTCGCGAGCTGTTCGGCATCGTGAACGACTTCACGcccgaggaggaggcggagatCCGCAAGGAGAACCAGTGGGCGTTCGAGTAG